GGCGCTTGGATGGATTACATGTGGCCCTATAAAGTTAGCTGGACCCTGACTATGCTCGGAGTTGGTCTTTTTGCCGGGTGCGTTTGTGCTGGAATGTGGATGAATAAAGAGAAGGGCAAGATTATCAGCGAACGTGATCGAGATTGGCTGTGTAATGATGACCCTGAATCTACTGACGATGCAGATGCCATGAACCCCGATCTGGAGAATAAGAATGACAAGTAGCAATTATATCTTGCTTTGCGCTTTTTTTGCTTCTGGAGCGGTTCTCGCGGCATTTCATTTTGGTGGACTTTGGGCAACTGTCCGATATTTACCAAAAGCTGTGCGACCTCGTTTATTTTTCTGGTCAGGTTGTTTGCTAAGATATGGAGTGACTCTGTTTGTTTTTGGACAAATTATGAAACAGGGTGGAGCGCCAATTGCTGCGGCATTTCTCGGATTTTATTTGCTTAGGACTTTTGCGCTGTCGAAGTATTGCTCTGATGAAAAAGCACTGATTTGCGGTAGCAGGAGAAAGCCGTGGAAATAAGCCCGGATAATACTGTTTATTTAAGTTACGAATTTATGAAGCTTAACGACACCCTTGTATATACGTGGGTTGTCATGTTTCTACTCGTGGGTTTTTCATGGTTGGTTACCCGCAAAATTACATCCTCATCGGTTATATCTGATAAACAAAACATCCTTGAAATACTAGTTGATGGATTGCTGACACAGATTGAAGGGGCAACAAATCAACGTCCTGAAAGATTTCTGCCACTTCTTGGGACACTTTTTATTTTTATCCTTGTTTCAAATATTCTCGCCGTAGTTCCTGGGTTTGCTCCTCCCACGGGATCACTTTCCACAACAACTGCGTTCAGTCTGATCGTTTTTTTCGCAGTTCCCTATTACGGGATCAAAGAGAATGGCCTTCGTAATTACCTTAAGAGCTATATTCAGCCATCGCCCATGATGCTCCCATTTAATATAATTGGAGAGGTTAGCAGGACCTTTGCTCTTGCTGTGCGTTTATTCGGTAATATCTTGAGCGGAACGATGATGGGCGCTATTTTATTGGTGATAATGCCGCTTTTAGTTCCTGTCATAATGCAACTTCTCGGGCTTTTGATTGGTGTTGTTCAGGCATATATTTTTACGGTTTTAGCTGCAGTATTTATTGCCGCAGGTTTGGAAGTTCATACTAGTAATAGTTAGAAAATATTAAGGAGGAGAATATGGAAACTCTTGGCTGGATCGCATTCGGATCGGTTATAGCCGCCGGACTTTGTATGGGTATCGGGGCTATTGGGCCTGCTATTGGGCAAGGGATGGCATTGTCGCGCGCACTTAGTGCAATTGCTCAGCAGCCTGATGAAACCAATACCATCGTAAAATTCTTATTTGTAGGTATGGCAATGGTTGAATCAACTGCAATTTATTGTTTTGTACTTGCAATGATTTTGCTGTTTGCAAATCCATTTTGGAACTTTTTTATTGAGAAGGCAGCGGGTTAAATCATGTTGATAGACTGGTTCACCGTCTTTGCGCAAATCATTAACTTCTTTGTGTTAATTTTTTTGCTTAAATTGTTTCTTTATGGCCCCCTTGTGGAGGCAATGAAGAAGCGCAAAGAACGTGTGGCCGACGAGATGACGCAGGCGCATAGGACTAGAAATGAAGCAGAAGAACTTCATAAGTCGCTGGAAACAAAGCATAGCGAACTTGAACATAAAGCTGCACATGTGATGTCTGAAATCCATGCAGAATCTGAAAAATGGCGTCAGCAGGCTATGGTAGCCGCTCAGAAGGAAATTGAAGTCCAGCGCGAAGAGTGGCTATCCGCTTTAGATCGCGAAAAGCAGAGTCTTGCTCTTAGCTTAAAGAAACGAGTTATGAAGGAAGTCACCGGAGCAGCTTCGCGTATAATGTTAGACTTAACTGATTCAAATCTTGAAGAACGGGTAGTGGCTGGCTTATTGGTTTCGGTAGAAGATGAGACTGGTAAGGTCGATTGCGGGAACAGTGAAATTATTGTCCGTACCGGGTTTGTGCATGACGGGAAAAACAGAGAAAGAACGGAAGATGCTTTAGCCAGAATTTTCCCCGATTGTAATCAGCGGGTATTCACTGTTGACCCTAATCTAGGAATTGGAGTGGAGCTTATTGCGGGTGACAGAAAATGGGAATGGTCCCTTTCATCTTACATTGTTGATTTGGAAAAATCTATTTTTGAGGAAATCGGAGCAGAGCCATCGAGTGTGTCGGCTGATAAATCTGAAAAAGATTCGGGCGGAGGTTTGTGATGGGATTTCTTTCAGACAATATGGATCAGGCGTTCGGAGCATATGAGAAAGGGCTTGATAAAATGGATTACAATCCTGAGTCTCGCGAAGTAGGGCGTGTTATTTCTGTAGCGCGAGGAGTTGCGCAGGTTGAAGGTCTTAAATCTGTCCGTTCGGAAGAACTCCTCACTTTAGGTAACGGGGTTCAGGGAATGGCGCTTGATCTACTGCCAGACTCCATAGGAGTTGCGCTACTTGGACGAAGTGCTGATCTTAGCGCGGGTGATGAAGCTATTCCATCTGGTACTGTTCTAAGCGTTCCCGTTGGCGAGGCGTTGATTGGCAGGGTTGTTGATCCGCTAGGGAACCCACTAGATGACGGCCCCATGCTCGACACTAATCAAACCCGCCCAATAGAATGTGAAGCTCCGCCGATTCTCATGCGCGCCCCAGTGGATACACCTATGGCTTCCGGGCTTAAGGTTGTCGATACCCTGATTCCCATAGGTCGTGGACAGCGGGAACTCATTCTAGGCGACAGGCAGACGGGTAAAACGGCTGTTGCGCTTGATATTATACTTAATCAGAAAAAGGGCGACGTAGTTTGTGTCTATTGCGCTATCGGACAGCGTAGCACTTCTGTTGCCAGAGTTATTTCCGCACTGCGGAAACATGGCGCTATGGCTTATACTTTCGTCGTTGTGGTCGAAGGGGATGCTCCATCGGGTATGCAGTACATTGCTCCTTACGCCGCAACAAGTATGGCTGAATATTTCATGGAGCAGGGGCGCGATGTTCTCATTGTATATGATGACCTCACTCGGCATGCACAGGCGTATCGTCAGCTTAGCCTGCTAATGCGAAGGCCTCCGGGGCGCGAAGCATTTCCCGGTGATATTTTCTATATCCATTCAAGACTCCTCGAGCGATCCACAAGGCTAAGTCCTAAACATGGTGGCGGAACTCTGACGGCATTGCCTATAGTCGAGACGGAAGCTCAAAACATTTCGGCGTATATTCCGACAAACCTTATTTCCATAACCGATGGGCAAATTTACCTGTCACCAGTGCTATTCCAAAAGGGACTGCTCCCTGCTGTTGATGTGGGTAAATCTGTTTCAAGGGTTGGTGGTCGTGCTCAGCCTGTGGCGTATCGAAAAGTCTCGGGTGATCTGCGACTTACATATTCTCAGTTTCAGGAACTGGAAGCTTTTGCAAGGTTCGGCACTCGGCTTGATAAGGATACACGTAAAAGGCTTGATCATGGAGTGCGGGTTAGAGAACTGCTCAAGCAGGATAGGTTTTCGCCCCTTAGTGCAGCAGAGCAGCTTGTAATTTTGTGGGCTGCATCACTCGGGCTTTTAGATGAGGTCCCGCTCGACAAAATTGGAGATATTCAGGATTTCATATTAGCTGATGCCAGAGATAATTTTGCAGATTTTGAAAGACTGCCTAAAGCCGATTCAAATGATAAAATTTGGGAAGACTTAAAGCTTAACATTAAGAAATGTATAGATCTTTGGGGAGTGTCCGATGCAAGCTCTTGATGCTGTAAAAAAGAAAATAGCAACTACCCACGATCTGTTGTCAGTGGTTAAAACTATGAAGGCTTTAGCAGCGGTCAACATCAGACATTTCGAAAATGCGGCACATGGTGTGGGCGAGTATGCGGAAGTAGTTGAGGATGGCTGGACTGTATTTTTTAAGAATTCAGGTGTCATTCCGCATGAGCGAAAAGGCAAAATTGCGGTTGTGCTTGCCATAGGTTCTGATCAGGGAATGTGCGGGCAGTTTAATGACGTTTCGAAGGTGGAAACTTTGCGCGTAATAGATGAGCTGAAGTCAGACGGATTTGAAGTTTCGTGCTGGACTTGCGGGGAGAGGGTGCGCGGCGCTCTTGAAGATGCTGGCATTGCACCTGACCTAAATTTCAAAGTGCCCGGAAGCTTGCGCGGTGTTACCGGAGTAGTGAATGAGGTTGAAAGCAGCTTGGAAGAATGGAGACGCAAAAAGGGGATGGGCAGGTTCAGCGTAGTAAATAACAGTTTTGCGGTTGATGGTACTAAGGTGACGGCAAAGCATGTGTTGCCGCTTCACTCCAGAACCAAGGTCGCAGAATGGACAGGAAAGTCTCTGCCTATAACAAACATTCCAGCTAGAGATCTATTTTCTACGCTGTTTCATGAATACATTTATATTTCAGTTTACGGGGCCATCGTGCAGTCGCTGGCAGCAGAAAATAGCGCAAGGCTTACAGCAATGCAGGTTGCGGAGAAGAAT
This window of the Maridesulfovibrio frigidus DSM 17176 genome carries:
- a CDS encoding F0F1 ATP synthase subunit B family protein — protein: MLIDWFTVFAQIINFFVLIFLLKLFLYGPLVEAMKKRKERVADEMTQAHRTRNEAEELHKSLETKHSELEHKAAHVMSEIHAESEKWRQQAMVAAQKEIEVQREEWLSALDREKQSLALSLKKRVMKEVTGAASRIMLDLTDSNLEERVVAGLLVSVEDETGKVDCGNSEIIVRTGFVHDGKNRERTEDALARIFPDCNQRVFTVDPNLGIGVELIAGDRKWEWSLSSYIVDLEKSIFEEIGAEPSSVSADKSEKDSGGGL
- a CDS encoding F0F1 ATP synthase subunit gamma, whose translation is MQALDAVKKKIATTHDLLSVVKTMKALAAVNIRHFENAAHGVGEYAEVVEDGWTVFFKNSGVIPHERKGKIAVVLAIGSDQGMCGQFNDVSKVETLRVIDELKSDGFEVSCWTCGERVRGALEDAGIAPDLNFKVPGSLRGVTGVVNEVESSLEEWRRKKGMGRFSVVNNSFAVDGTKVTAKHVLPLHSRTKVAEWTGKSLPITNIPARDLFSTLFHEYIYISVYGAIVQSLAAENSARLTAMQVAEKNILEHVEALESDYRNTRQGTITGELLDIVAGVEAVSGGGF
- a CDS encoding AtpZ/AtpI family protein, coding for MSTDKNPRSNKFRDSVATKEKRRICAERRGVVGTWSAFGSMGVVGWSIAFPTVLGSFLGAWMDYMWPYKVSWTLTMLGVGLFAGCVCAGMWMNKEKGKIISERDRDWLCNDDPESTDDADAMNPDLENKNDK
- a CDS encoding F0F1 ATP synthase subunit C; this translates as METLGWIAFGSVIAAGLCMGIGAIGPAIGQGMALSRALSAIAQQPDETNTIVKFLFVGMAMVESTAIYCFVLAMILLFANPFWNFFIEKAAG
- a CDS encoding F0F1 ATP synthase subunit A; the protein is MEISPDNTVYLSYEFMKLNDTLVYTWVVMFLLVGFSWLVTRKITSSSVISDKQNILEILVDGLLTQIEGATNQRPERFLPLLGTLFIFILVSNILAVVPGFAPPTGSLSTTTAFSLIVFFAVPYYGIKENGLRNYLKSYIQPSPMMLPFNIIGEVSRTFALAVRLFGNILSGTMMGAILLVIMPLLVPVIMQLLGLLIGVVQAYIFTVLAAVFIAAGLEVHTSNS
- a CDS encoding F0F1 ATP synthase subunit alpha, with protein sequence MGFLSDNMDQAFGAYEKGLDKMDYNPESREVGRVISVARGVAQVEGLKSVRSEELLTLGNGVQGMALDLLPDSIGVALLGRSADLSAGDEAIPSGTVLSVPVGEALIGRVVDPLGNPLDDGPMLDTNQTRPIECEAPPILMRAPVDTPMASGLKVVDTLIPIGRGQRELILGDRQTGKTAVALDIILNQKKGDVVCVYCAIGQRSTSVARVISALRKHGAMAYTFVVVVEGDAPSGMQYIAPYAATSMAEYFMEQGRDVLIVYDDLTRHAQAYRQLSLLMRRPPGREAFPGDIFYIHSRLLERSTRLSPKHGGGTLTALPIVETEAQNISAYIPTNLISITDGQIYLSPVLFQKGLLPAVDVGKSVSRVGGRAQPVAYRKVSGDLRLTYSQFQELEAFARFGTRLDKDTRKRLDHGVRVRELLKQDRFSPLSAAEQLVILWAASLGLLDEVPLDKIGDIQDFILADARDNFADFERLPKADSNDKIWEDLKLNIKKCIDLWGVSDASS
- a CDS encoding ATP synthase subunit I; the protein is MTSSNYILLCAFFASGAVLAAFHFGGLWATVRYLPKAVRPRLFFWSGCLLRYGVTLFVFGQIMKQGGAPIAAAFLGFYLLRTFALSKYCSDEKALICGSRRKPWK